The candidate division KSB1 bacterium region GCGTGCCTTTCGACGCGAAGCCGAACTCGCCGAGCAGCGCGAGCGTCGGAGCGGCGGCATACCGCGCGTTCGCCTGCAGGATTACCGGGAGCTTGGTTTCGATGGCGCCGCCCTTGTAAGTGGTGTCCGTGGTTTGCAGCGCGCGGTCCAGATAGTCCTCGTCGTCCAGGGAGTCGATCGCGATGCGCACACTGTCGGCGTAAAACGAAATGAAGCTGTTTTCGTCCACCTGCCAACTCATGCGCACGCCGATCTCGCGCAAGGCGAGCCCGACCTGCCAGCGGTCATTCAGCTCCGCGACGGCGCCGAGGTCGAACCCCACACCGTCGCCGGTATGGGAGGTCACGCCCTGCAACGACGCACCGCCGTCGATGATCGAATCCGAGAGCACGAGCTCGCCGCTCACCTGCGCGACCTTGCCGAGTTCGAGACCCTGATAGAAATGAAAGCCCGCGCCGGCGGAAAACCGCTTGACATACTCCTGCTCGAAGGTGTGGCCGAAACCCAGCGCGTAATTCATGTACAGCAATCCTTCGCCGCGCAGCGACCCGACCGTGTAGGGCTGATTGAGCAGATTGCCTTCAAAACCCAGCCGGGCCAAATCACGCGGCAGCCGGGCACTGCCCGCGGACTCGAGAGAAACGCGCCCCGCGACGTTGTTGTAGGTCAGGCCGAACACCGGAACACTTACCGCTCCGTCCAAGCGCAGGCCCTGGTCGGGAATGCGATCCAGTATGCGTTGTTCCGCGGCAGCATCGAGGTAGTGATCGCCGGCAATCTCCCGATTCCAGAATCCCGTGCTGAAACTGTTGTTCCAACCCGATGCCGAAAGCGAGAGCAATTCAAGCGAGAAGCGGTACGGTTTCTCCTGCGCCAGTTGCGCGGGATTCGACAGCAACGCGCTGCCGAACTTCAACCCCAGGTCGTGAACCCCGGCGCGGGCGGTGGTGTTGGGATCGACCGGCTGCGCCAGCGTGGTCGCGGCCAGCAAGAGCAACGAGATGAGAACTCTCATTCTCCGTCCTCCGTGTCAATCGTGTGGACGATTTGCGCCGTCACTTGAACCGTCACGTAGTCGGTGCCGTGCGCAAGCCGTTCCGCGCCGCCGGAAGACGGCAAGTGAATGTTCGCGCGGAAATAGAACGGCGGATGCTCGAGCAGGGCAAGAATCGGCTGGGTCAACGCGACTTGGTACTCGGCGAAGGCTTCGGCCGTAGCGCGACCGCCGGAAATCGGCGGGGTCGGGATCACCGCGACATAGATCGTGTCCACATCCTGTCCCGATTCGGGCAGCAGCGCCGTGCTGTCGTGTCCGGCGATGATATAGGCGTCGCCGCCGGCCGGAAGGCGATTCCAGATCTTGATGTGCGCCGAGCCCTCCTGCAAATTGTCGATCGCGTCCATTTCCACGATCTCGACATCGCCGGGGGCATTCACCTCACCCAACGTGAACCGCAGCGGAGCAACGATCGAAATATCGGCGCTGATCTGATCCGTCGCATAGACGGCCACCGCGCCGCGAGTGGAGAGGTAGCCGCTGTACGCGAACGAATCCGGAAAGGTCGAAGTCAGCGCGGCCAGATTGGGCAGCGGCAGCGTGCTGTCCGCTCCGAGATAGATGTCGGGAAAATACACATGCACGCTGTCAACCAAGGCGCCCAAATAGAAGGAAGAAATCTCGAGCGTTAGGTCCGCCGCCAAGGCGATCGCCGAATGCAGCGCGAGTTCCCCGTCCACTTGCAGCGGATGCACGGCGTCCCAGCCTTCGGGCGGGCGCTCAACGGCTTGACCTTCGGCGGGAATATCTACGGTGAGGTTGTTCAGCTCGCCGTCAAAAAACAGGAAGGAAACCGTACTTACGCTGAACTCGCCCTCGACGCGCTCATCGCCGGTGCCGGTGAAAACCCGGTGATTCGCCGTCGGGAACGAACGCGAGCGCAGCGTGCCGTGTATGAGCTGCGGATCACTGTAGGAGAGCCGGACATAGTAGCCCGCGAGGTCGGTTTGGACGAAACGCTGTTCGCGCGCCGGAACCAGCTCCCGTGTGATCAAGGTGTCGCCGGCAGGAGATGTGATCTCGGGGAAGACAATCCACACCGAGTCGTCGAGCTGCGTGTCGTTGTAGAGCGTGACGTCGATTGTGCCCCGCTGGACGATGCCATCGTAAAGTCGGTGCTGCTGCGTCAGCGTGAAGGACGAATCGCGCGTGAGATCCTGCTCGCGGATCACGCCGTAGAACGGTACGCATTGCAGAGTCGTCAGCGCGGCGCTGACCGCCAGCCCCTGCGTCGAATCCACCAGAATCTGGCTGCCGCCGCGACCCGTGGCGTTGAACTCGAAATTCGCCAAACTCCCGATCAGCTCATCGTCGAGCCGAACCGTGACTTGAGCCGAATCGCCGGACGAAAGCGAGGCAATTTCGGTCAGGCGTTGGCGGTGATTATGCAAATCCCGCAGTAAGATCTCGAGGTTGTCCACACTGTACGGCAAGTCATTGCGAACGGTCAGTGTCACCGACCCGGTGTCCACACGCAGACTGTCCACGTCATCGCCGAGCGAAAACGCGCAGGCGCCGGTGAGCGCGTGTTGCGGCAAATTCTCGATCTGACCATGGTAGATCGCCATCTGCGGATTCAGACCACCGAGCGAGCGATACCAGCTCTGCCGGCTATCCACGGGCAGCATGATCGCCTGCAAGGGTCGGCTGATCCGGTAGGCGAACGGATCGAGCCGGAGGGAGTCCTCGAAATCGCCGCTGACGGAATCGTACGCGGCGAAGTAGAGCAGGCTGTCGCCGTTCATCCCCACACCGTAGCCGCGCTCGCGAATCGCCGAATCCGGATCGACCATTTCATTCAACCGGTACGTGCGCGAGCCGAACGGCACGGTCAGCAGCACATCCCATTGCAGGCGGCCCGGCGCCTGCGGCAACGAGCAACCTTGAATTAACCCAACCACGAGCAAAAAGCGGAACAGGACCGAAATCCTGTTCCGCCGATTTTCGCTCGAGAACCCGACCCATCGAAGCGCGCTGTTCATAAGATTCTCTTGAATAGTTCTCGCGGGTAACCAACCAGACCCGCCGGCGTCAGACTCCCGGCACGACCGCGGACCGCGGACCGCAGTTAGGTGCCCATCTCCCACGAACTCAGGTATTGCTTCTGCTCGGCCGTCAGCTTATCGATCTTGCTGGACATCGTCGCGAGCTTCGTCGTCGCGATCCAGTTTTCGATGGACAGCGGGACTTCATGCACGGCCACCGAAAGCTTGCTGGCGTGCTTGAGGGCATGTTCGGTCGTCAGCGCCTGCGTCGCGAAACTCATGTCCATGACGGAAGCCGGGTGGCCGTGCGCCGCGGCCAGATTCACGAGCCGGCCTTCACCGATAATCATGATCTTGTTGCCACCGGGCAGCGTGTAACGATCCACGAACTGTACGACGTTGCGATCCACTTTCTTCGCCAGCTTGGCCAGACCGGGAAGGTCCAGCTCGACGTCGAAGTGGCCGCTGTTGCAAACCACCGCGCCGTCTTTCATCTTGGAAAAATGCTCGGGACGAATCACATGGATGTTGCCCGTCACCGTGCAGAACACATCGCCGACTGTCGCCGCTTGCGCCATCGGCATCACGCGGTAGCCGTCCATCTTCGCTTCGAGCGCGCGAATCGGGTTGATCTCGGTGATGACGACGTCCGCGCCGTGACCCTTCGCGCGTGAGGCCAACCCTTTGCCGCACATCCCATAACCGGCCACCACCACGGTGCAGCCCGCGATCAGCATGTCCGTCGCGCGAATGATGCCGTCCAGCGTGGACTGGCCGGTACCGTAACGGTTATCGAACAGATGCTTCGTCTGTGAGTCGTTCACGGCGAACACCGGAAACTGCAATTTGCCTTCCTTGTCCAGCGCGCGCAGGCGGATCACGCCCGTCGTCGTCTCTTCCAGCGAGGCGACAATCCCCTCGGCAAAACCGCGATGCGTTGTGTGCAAACCGTGAACGAGGTCGGCGCCGTCGTCCATCGTGATCGTCGGCTGCCAGCGCATCGCCACGTCGAGATGATCGTAGTAGGTATCGCGGTCCTCGCCCTTGATGGCATAGGTCCGGATGCCGAAGTCCTGCACGAGCGAGGCGGCGACGTCGTCCTGTGTCGAGAGCGGATTCGACGCGCACAGCACCACATCCGCCCCGCCCGCCTTGAGCGTGCGCATCAGATTCGCGGTCTCGGCGGTGACATGCAGGCAGGCCGACATGCGCTTGCCCTTCAGCGGCTTGTCTTTCTCAAAACGCGCGCGAATCTCCTGCAGTACCGGCA contains the following coding sequences:
- a CDS encoding adenosylhomocysteinase; the encoded protein is MSNGTAAARPKAKAKAEKVKRDYHVADLSLAPAGKNRILWADHDMPVLQEIRARFEKDKPLKGKRMSACLHVTAETANLMRTLKAGGADVVLCASNPLSTQDDVAASLVQDFGIRTYAIKGEDRDTYYDHLDVAMRWQPTITMDDGADLVHGLHTTHRGFAEGIVASLEETTTGVIRLRALDKEGKLQFPVFAVNDSQTKHLFDNRYGTGQSTLDGIIRATDMLIAGCTVVVAGYGMCGKGLASRAKGHGADVVITEINPIRALEAKMDGYRVMPMAQAATVGDVFCTVTGNIHVIRPEHFSKMKDGAVVCNSGHFDVELDLPGLAKLAKKVDRNVVQFVDRYTLPGGNKIMIIGEGRLVNLAAAHGHPASVMDMSFATQALTTEHALKHASKLSVAVHEVPLSIENWIATTKLATMSSKIDKLTAEQKQYLSSWEMGT